The Cryptococcus neoformans var. grubii H99 chromosome 10, complete sequence genome segment TGCAGCTGTATCTCTATGCCCAGCTCACAGCCCATTATGTCCCATATACAGGTACCATTTTCCCCAGATCCTCCCCTTAGAAGCCCCGCCACCCTCTCAACAGCTTCCTCAGACAATGCCTATCCTGCCATCAGCTATCCAGACCACGGCGACGAGAGCACCAACAACACTCCCAGAGCCAGCTCAGGCAATATATCATTACAGCCTTCGAGAGGAGTttcctcaagctcaaacCCTATGCGAGATACCCTTCTACCTATACAGCCCATGCCAGACTCTTTACTACTCAAACACACCTTTTCAGCTCTCGACGGATCTGCCATCACTCTCAAACGTTTTTCAAAATCAGTTCTTGCCTACGCCGCCGTCGTGCATACTCTGTCAGAGCAGCTTGAGAAAGCCGAAGATGACTTATTTGGTGCCGTTGGTGAATTGGGACGATGGCTAGAAATGGGCTACGGTGTGCAAACAGACACACAGAACGGCGGCGTGTGGGATCAAGACGGAATTAGGAAAGTGAACCGAGAAAAGCGAcggagagaaagagaagaaatgaacGTGAGAGTTGAGCAGGGTTTGAAAGATGTAAAGGCTCATCTGAAAAAGCGAGGTCTCGCCGGTGGTGGTGCCCAGACCAAGTACGAGGTGTGTTGAATTGCTTTTGATGGCTTTCGGTAATTAACCCAAAGTAGTCATCAGCCAAGCAATTCTACCATGCTACAGGTGTCTATCTCGCCCCACAATCGCCAACCCTTCCCTCACATACTCAACAAACCTCTGGATCTTCGGCCTCTACCTCTGGCAATCTTCAGCCTGCCCATGATATGGCCCAATCTGTGCGACTTGCCCAGTGGGAACTCACTCGGTATACACACCATTCTCTTCTACTATCTGCTGTTCCACCCAGCTCGGAAGAATGTTTGAACCTCCTTGTCGGACTTTACGGCTGGGTAGCTAGTATGTTGAACGAGCAGCCTGGCGTAGTTGaggggatggaggaagatgccCTAGTTGCTATACCACAGTCATCAGATGTACGACCCCATCAGCTTCGCAGACCGTCCACGCCTGCGCAGTGTAGTCAACAATTGAAGTCTAcactttcttcttgtttATCACAACTGTCCAACACCCGAGCTACACTTCTCTCAGCATGGGCTCGAAGGGATGACCAGACTCGACTCTTGCAAGAGGCCGCTGCAAACCGGCAGAGCGAATACGAATCAGTATGCGCTGATGAGCCGTCCGGCGCCAAACTGGGTGAAGGCCTTGGACTGGGGAATATCGGCAATGGAAATGCGATGGCCAGtgtctcctcttctggaATGGAGCAcaagaagcaaaagaaaCACAAGTTTGGTCGATCTATGGGTGGTCGTCTAAAGgatttcctttcttcctctagCAGTTCTCACTCTGTCGCAGCCATTCCTCCAGTATCCGAAAGACCTTCTAGAGCCAGCTTTGACGGCTACATGCGAGCCGACGGGCGGAACGAGGGGGTTATGCGAGTGTCAACAACAGGCATCGTCAAGCTGCCTACCCACTCGGAAGTGCTTGACCAACCAACCATAGTCACTTCCCCtaccttcatctcctctaCTGCCGCCTCTACACCTGCGCTCATCAATTCTCCCCTCAGCGCGTTTACCCCGATCTCACCCACACTTACCGTCCCGTACACTTCAGGAGCCTCCAGCATgcctcctcccccaccccccAAAGAATACACCCGTCCTTATATGCCATCCCGACATTCTGTCCATATGCCAAGTGGTGACTACATCTCTCCCTTTATTGCCTCAACCTCGGCTTCTGGGTCAAGCGATTATGATGcttctcttcgtcttccttcaccgTTTGAAAGCAGCCCCGACTTACGTCTCAGTGTCGGCTCGGGCGATAAAGTGAGACACAGCATGGACAGCTCTCGACCCATGAGTGGTACCAGCTATTCACGTACCAGCCCCAACCCTAGTATGACCTCCATCTCCCTGCACCCTACACCGAATATTGGTCTCGGGCATCCGACCGCAGCTGCTACACCTGGCGCAGTAAGCATGGGTGTCGGTGGTGTGGGCGGGTTAGGTGCAGGaggagacgaggatgaattgagagaagaagctgggcggaagaaggagggtgtTCTATGGGGATTGGGGACGTGGGAAGGGCTGACAAAGGGGAGTGGGTCAAAGGGCAAATGGGAAAAGTACTGGGTCGTTTTGGACCATTCGAGTATCTACGAGGTGTGTTCTCTTTTTCGAAGCCGAATGAATTCGTGATTGACCGATGAAAACGTTAGTATCGGGATATTACGGGTCCGCGTGGAGGAGCGCATGCGGTAATTGACCTCAAGTTTGCTAGTGTACgtgagggaagagggacgGATAGGCGCTTCGGTAGGTTTATTGATGTTTCAATCCATGGGCTAGACTTACACACTGTGATTTAGTATTTGAAATCGTCACCCCTTCACAAGGGCGGCGACTGTACCAAGCTATCTCTGagcaggagatgaaggTATGTTCCCGCTAAGTCGTTGCAGCTCTTGCTGATGCAAATGTTAAGCAATGGCTTTATGCCATCTGTAATGCTATCGAATCATGTATCAACGGCACTTCCACTGTTCGCACTATCGACCAAGCGAAAGCTCGGGGACCATCAGGTGCATACGATGACCACGCTCTCCCCACCCGCTCCAAATATAACCTCGGATTTTCCGCCCGCAACCTGAGTCTTGGCTTTGTTCCGCTCGTCCAGACTGGCCGCAAGTCAATGCCCCCTACACCTGTGGAGGCGACAAGCCCAGAAGCGAGGATTAGAAAGACGAGCTTGAAAAAGGTGTTGAAGCAGAGCGGGGAGAGGTTTACGAATGCCATGACCGGTGCGGCAAGTAGCGTCAACTTGGCGGCGCACACGGCTGACCAACCGCCTGAAAAGGCGAAACGCAACTCATTCGGTGGCCTTGAGGTTCCTCGACCGACGTTTGGGAGGGCCGGCAGTCGCCAAAGTTTACCGGCCCCCGCGCCTGATAGACAACCTCTTCAGCAACAATTCAACCAGCTTTTACCTCCGATTAGCACCCCACCTGGAGCCAAGTCCTCGTGGGCGGATAATGATATCGAGAGCCGTGTACTGAAAATGGCTGGTCTCGGTCTAGGTGCCTCACCTCCTTCCCGCTCGGGCGGCGGACACGGGGTTCTGCCTCTTGCCGAAAGCCCAAGCAGTACCAAACGCCG includes the following:
- a CDS encoding zinc finger protein produces the protein MPSSQPIMSHIQVPFSPDPPLRSPATLSTASSDNAYPAISYPDHGDESTNNTPRASSGNISLQPSRGVSSSSNPMRDTLLPIQPMPDSLLLKHTFSALDGSAITLKRFSKSVLAYAAVVHTLSEQLEKAEDDLFGAVGELGRWLEMGYGVQTDTQNGGVWDQDGIRKVNREKRRREREEMNVRVEQGLKDVKAHLKKRGLAGGGAQTKYESSAKQFYHATGVYLAPQSPTLPSHTQQTSGSSASTSGNLQPAHDMAQSVRLAQWELTRYTHHSLLLSAVPPSSEECLNLLVGLYGWVASMLNEQPGVVEGMEEDALVAIPQSSDVRPHQLRRPSTPAQCSQQLKSTLSSCLSQLSNTRATLLSAWARRDDQTRLLQEAAANRQSEYESVCADEPSGAKLGEGLGLGNIGNGNAMASVSSSGMEHKKQKKHKFGRSMGGRLKDFLSSSSSSHSVAAIPPVSERPSRASFDGYMRADGRNEGVMRVSTTGIVKLPTHSEVLDQPTIVTSPTFISSTAASTPALINSPLSAFTPISPTLTVPYTSGASSMPPPPPPKEYTRPYMPSRHSVHMPSGDYISPFIASTSASGSSDYDASLRLPSPFESSPDLRLSVGSGDKVRHSMDSSRPMSGTSYSRTSPNPSMTSISLHPTPNIGLGHPTAAATPGAVSMGVGGVGGLGAGGDEDELREEAGRKKEGVLWGLGTWEGLTKGSGSKGKWEKYWVVLDHSSIYEYRDITGPRGGAHAVIDLKFASVREGRGTDRRFVFEIVTPSQGRRLYQAISEQEMKQWLYAICNAIESCINGTSTVRTIDQAKARGPSGAYDDHALPTRSKYNLGFSARNLSLGFVPLVQTGRKSMPPTPVEATSPEARIRKTSLKKVLKQSGERFTNAMTGAASSVNLAAHTADQPPEKAKRNSFGGLEVPRPTFGRAGSRQSLPAPAPDRQPLQQQFNQLLPPISTPPGAKSSWADNDIESRVLKMAGLGLGASPPSRSGGGHGVLPLAESPSSTKRRVKSEAIRKPHANKHKLAQHQDGEGLTRSKSDDGSKMLVEDLADDKKELKRIASEEGNSRCADCHGGMKASRWATISLHNTPIVLFLCIRCVGIHRSLGTHISKARSVDMDNWTLEQIALAQEWGNIRGNAVWEATRGDEEPRPIGPEGMKEFVKQKYVEGRWLRPEDRLRFGFSPKV